A genomic segment from Mesorhizobium shangrilense encodes:
- a CDS encoding site-specific integrase produces MAELSPLRRRMIEDMTIRNLSPATQRSYVHAVAKFSRYFDRSPDRLGLEDVRAFQVHLVSAGVSWPALNQTVCALRFFYGVTLGHAEIPERIVYARSPRTLPVVLSADEVVRFLEAVPSLKTRTALTTAYAAGLRASETVGLKVGDIDSERGVILVHHGKGGKDRTVMLSAQLVRILRVYWRLAKPQGWLFPGRGVDRPIDVQVLYSACRSARAAAGIDKRVTVHTLRHSFATHLLENGTDIRIIQVLLGHNNLSSTARYTKVSNGLIRRTESPLDRLTIEVVPPG; encoded by the coding sequence ATGGCCGAGTTGAGCCCTCTTCGCCGACGCATGATCGAGGACATGACGATCCGCAATCTGTCGCCGGCCACCCAGCGATCCTACGTGCACGCGGTGGCCAAGTTTTCGCGCTATTTCGACCGCTCGCCGGACCGGCTCGGTCTGGAGGACGTCCGCGCCTTCCAAGTCCATCTGGTTTCGGCGGGAGTCTCGTGGCCGGCGCTGAACCAGACGGTGTGCGCGCTGCGGTTTTTCTACGGCGTGACGCTGGGCCATGCCGAGATCCCGGAGCGGATCGTCTACGCCCGCTCGCCACGCACTCTGCCAGTGGTGCTGAGCGCCGACGAGGTCGTCCGGTTCCTGGAGGCGGTGCCGAGCCTGAAGACCCGAACGGCATTGACCACGGCCTACGCCGCGGGACTTCGCGCCTCGGAGACCGTCGGGCTGAAGGTCGGCGACATCGACAGCGAACGCGGCGTGATCCTCGTCCATCACGGCAAGGGCGGCAAGGACCGCACCGTGATGCTGTCGGCGCAGCTTGTGCGCATCCTGCGGGTCTACTGGCGGCTGGCGAAGCCGCAGGGCTGGCTGTTTCCCGGGCGCGGCGTCGATCGCCCCATCGATGTGCAGGTTCTCTATTCGGCGTGCCGCTCGGCGCGTGCGGCTGCCGGCATCGACAAGCGCGTGACGGTGCATACGCTTAGGCACAGCTTCGCCACGCATTTGCTGGAGAACGGTACGGACATCCGCATCATCCAGGTGCTGCTCGGCCACAATAACCTGTCGAGCACGGCGCGCTACACGAAGGTCTCGAACGGTCTCATTCGGCGGACGGAAAGCCCGCTCGATCGGCTGACCATTGAGGTTGTGCCGCCGGGCTGA